The nucleotide window tgttgtctttgtgagtaaaaatataaatcgataataaattggtagctgaattatctagcttccaaaatcatacaataattcaattactgtcaaagacaaaattgttttgcttctgtctcaaacggaactccatattttgattttttgatacttttagtgtcgatttgtagagaataacagcaaattaaaaatataatggcataaagagtcggtacacggtttcttcgtgaataaatttacgtgtaatttaatgcaattatcaaacatttattgaacaaattatggttacaaagtgaggtctaaatcgaaaacgtcatataccggccccttaaaaaggaactagagcaagacaactcattgaattttctagatttaacaatcactaaagtaaacaacaggcatcagttcaaaatttaccgtaagcctacacataccgatacagttatcccggcttcttccacgcatccgtggcagcataagttggctgcttttcattgttatgtgcatagaatgttgactgtgcctctttctgatgaacactatcagattgaattaaataatatttatcacttagcagtttcaaatggttacgataagtctgttgtggatggtatcatcaggaaaaagcggaatagtatggtcaacactatgttgtatgcggcgcgatcctctgaaccgattaagaaatataaagcgagcgtaacttatgttggcaagttgtctgatgcaatttacaaaattttgaagtctaacgacattcctgtggcctttaagacaaataacactttgcactcaaagctttgcaatggcaaagataagatcgagaatgggaaaaagtctggagtttataagcttacctgtgacgattgcaataaagtgtatgtggggcaaacgggccgtagtttcactactaggtataaagagcatgttgcgtcatatagacataaccatccagagaagtccaattttgcaaagcacttattagatacaggtcacactttatctgagaatcattcttttgatattttacatgtttgcgaaaagggattgcgtttgggtgttctggaacaactggaaataattaggtacaacaataggggcatgattcttaacgaacaattgaatgttgcgtcatcgccgttattacgaatttttccatctcactcacacttgcacggtagggggagtggtcaaggtataaatatggccgaccattctagacaggtcattccgttgccgggcgtcagaccgtcaacaactcctgaggatgcctcgtagagaggcgaaacacgtgtcgagcggttagcactgattgactagcacgttatcttttcgcggattagcaaagtaatattttggttttaaaaaTGTGGGCTTGGTCGGCCGCAGCGCCGGCCTGGTGCGGGTGGCCCCAATGTGGGACTATGCTAAGGTGTCGACGCACGTCGcgtgtaattatttacgagtatGATTATTTGTAACATCATTAATTACCAAGGATATTGGCTACGGCGTGAACGAGGTCCTGTGTGGGCTTGTCCCGGGCGCCGCCGCCGGCCGGGGCGAGCACCATCGAGCCCAGCACGgcagcggcgcgcggcgcgagcAGCAGCGTCTCCAGCGTCGCCAGGCATGAAGCGATGCGCTGCGGCGCGGTGCCGCCCACCTATACTTGCCAAACGTAACTGTTCAATTTCCATCCAAGCACACCCTAAACAATTTCAAGGGAGTCTTTTTTACAGCCATTTTTGCAACAGGAAAGCCAAATACTATTACCTACTCGAGTTCTTATTTCGAATCCCGAACGAAACTTTTGACCATAGTAAGAGATTTAAGGGATTAAAGGGCTTATGAAGTATAAGATCACGGGCTCACGCCTCACACTTACTAAAATATGACGACTAAAAATTATGAAACAAAACATGATAGGTATATTTTCCTGTggtcaaattttttttaaattaaaattccaACTTATTCGAAATTCAGGAAGCCAATTGTGTGGAACAAATTTATTTGCTATGCCATTTGCGTAGAGTTTTGCGCGTTCAATAGTATTCCTGACAAATGACACTTGTTTCTTGGCACATTAGGAAGGTTCCTAGCTACCTCGGCGTCTTCTCCAAACGCGTCGGCGGCGAGCCCCACGTCGCCGACGGCGCCCCACTGCACCGCCAGCGCCGGCAGCccggccgcgcgccgccgctcCACCAGCCGCTCCATGCTGCTGTTGGCGAGCCCGTAGTTGCTCTGGCCCACGTTGCCACGACCGCAAGCAACCGAAGAGAACACCACAAAGTACTTCAGCTCGGGCGCCAGCTCGTGCGAAGCTGCGTCCAGCTCGCGTGTCACTGGACAGAGAAAGATAGGTACTGCAGTCAATGGTCCATCCAGACTCTCGTGCGTAAGTTGCATGTGACTCAGGAAGTCTAAATATCACATAAATTGCTGTAACTGCGAGAGTTCAGTTCTGGCGCTTAAGTGAGCGGTGCGGATAAGAGAAAAACACATATCGTCACAATCGTCCGATCTGAAGCGCCTAAATAAgatatttatacataaatgtCTATAAAGATACTCTCATAATATACGAATGAAAATTTCTGTTTGTATCGACAAGTAAATGATCGACGACCACAGTTGACGGACTGAACTATGAGACTTCCCGTACTATAAAATTTGCGTAGGTACTTTTTAACGGTGGTGACAGACGgattggtgcaaccgacccttattgTATGCATAAATCATGTACATCTTGATCTACCGTTAATTTTGGGTTCTGCAACGGCACGAAACGTGTCCGGCGTCTGGTTCTCGAGGAGGGCGTCGCGCAGCACGGCGGCGAGGTTGAAGATGCCGCCgaccggcgccgccgccgccgcctcgcGCAGCAGCGCGCGCGCgcccgccgccgtcgccgcgtCCGCCTGCGACACCAGCACTACCACGCCCGCCGAGCGCCATCTACGAGCGAACACGGTTATTACCAACAGGAAAAATATCTAAGTCTAGTTTAAAACGGGAGTCTGAGTTTTGAATCACCTGCGGATGCACCAGGATTGGTAGCCAGTACGCACGCCACTGCGCGAAGAGAGCACGACGGTGCGCGCGCCTCGGCTCACCAGCCAATCGCACAGCTCCAGACCGAAGCCGCCCAGCCCGCCTGCGACCGGCGACAGAAAGGGAGAATATAAGTCGGCCAAAATTAGTGGTATCGGAACAAATATACCTGGCTTAGGTAGGTGCACATATCACTTTGGGATTAATACTGACCGACGAACACATAGCTCCTCCCGGGATGCATGTACACGCGGGGCACGGCCGGCAGCAGCAGCCTCGCCCTCTCGTTCGCCGACTGTTCGTCGCGCACGCGAATAACGACCTTGCCGATGTGCTTGCCCGTCGACATGTAGCTGCAAGACAAGTCACGAGTGCGTGAGGAGGCCGATGTGCGGTATTACAAGCAAGTGAGTGACTTATTCTGTCCTGGGACCGACCTAGCCAAGATAAGACAATAGATGCTACGAAAAAAAACACTTGACTATTTCgattccatacattatttaagtttcgattggcgttttctatcaatgattgtcatcttggctggCCCTGCTAGCGGACAGCGGTATCTCAAACAAAAATTGAATGCAAACTTAaaccttaatttttttatgcGAATATAAAAAAGAAACATGTTTTTTGAGATACCGCTTAGGGCTTAGTTTCTCTTTATTTAAAACAGACCGGAAGGCTTCCTCAAGCTGGTTATAGGCGAAAATGGTGACTGGCAGCGGGCGCACGACTCCGGCGGCGATACCTTCGGCCATGCACTTGCCGAGCTCCGCCTTCTCGGCGCGGTCGCCGCGCGGGCCCTGCAGCGCGTCCAGCAGGATGCCGTGCACCGTCGTGTTCCTCAGCAGCACGGCCATGCCGAGCGCCGTGTCGGCGCTCAGGTCCACTTTACCGATCTCTAGAAAGCGGCCGCCTTCGGCGAGGCACCGGATGGAGGCTTGCAGCTTATCGCCCGCGAGCGAGTTGAGCACGAGGTCGACGCCGCGGCCCCGGGTGCTGCGCAGCACGAGCTGCTCGAACGAGCAGTCGCGCGAGTTGCCGATACTGGCGTCCAGTAGTTGCGGGAAGCGCTCGCGGAGGAAGGTGCGCTTGGCGGTGGAGCCCACGGTGGTGTAGACGGTGCAGCCGGCGTGCAGCGCCACGGCGATGGCGGCCTGGCCCacgccgcccgcgcccgcgtGCACCAGTACGGACTCGCCGCGCTGCATGCGGCCACGCACCACCAGCGCGTAGTATGCCGTCGCGTACGCTACGGGTACTGTAGCCGCTTCCTCGAGCGACCACTGCGCTGGCACCTCCCAAGTAAAGCTTTCATCGGTTAGCACCGTGGTCGCCAGACCCTTGGCTGGCACCATGCCCATCACGCGGTTACCAGTTGACGAGAGCCCGCTGAACTCTAAACCGAGGATACATTCCTACGAAACAACAAAACAATTTTAAACctacactcgtattttaatgcctctaATGAATTCCATTATGTAGCAGTCGCCACTAGTATTACTGCAATTGAGTGTACTTAAATCGGGAAGTACCTGGTCGGCGAGGTGCCCTGGCAGCGCGTCGGGCGGCAGCTTGCCGGTGGCCAGCATGACGTCGCGGAAGTTGAGCGGCGCGCAGTGGACGCGGCAGAGACTGGCGCCGGGGCGAGCCTGCAGCGCGTGGTGCATGTCGCTCTCGATCCACCGCAGCGACGACAGGTCGCCTCGAGTCAGAGCGTTCACGTACGCGTGCTCCACCTAGGTACACCAATAGTTAATCTCAGACGCAGAATATCAATAATTGTCTACTAAGGTTTTAATAAATGGGCCACTGAGGGAGGCTTCCCGCGCTGTTGCgccaatttttattaaaattttggaaaaatttACAGTCACGACAAAATCGTCAattttgacaaatattttttcGGTATGTATCTAGGAGACGTTATGGGCGTTTGGAATAGCAACGTCGTCGATCAGGTAAACAGTTTTTGCAGTTTTGTCAGGATGAGTAATATCAGGGCTATTGTAGTGAGTAATTATTAGTTCTGTCTATTATTATGTGGGGTTGCTACGCTACTTCctcaacagctcgccacaagctgccctgttGACTGATTGTACTGATAAAACCGGCGGGCTATGGGGTGATTACATCCCTACGTcatgtttatattattataccgtGTTGCATCTTTTGACACACTCACCGCTCAGCTACGGTCGTAGCGCTAcgtcgtagccgataacatgcATACAAAAAAAGTTTTACAGTTCAGTCGTTTTAAGAGTGTTCAGAATTTCAAATAAGGAGTATAAAAACTCTAACTtgactaaggtaaacgtactagtgctcgacatgcggatgcccaatagatgacactaatagtttcaagatgacatgtactgggaccgcgtcgagcaccagtacgtttaccttactagtTACCTACGGATTGCATGCAATTTTGCACTTTTGCAAATAGGTATTTCCAGCCGTTATTAGTAGCTGTACAAATTGGTAATTATGTAGTTAAAATAGTAACAGAACAGATAATAGCAGCACGTTAGGTATgtattattagtttttttttatatatcgtCGAAGGTGAAGACGCACCGGCTGTTGTGTCTCGATGTGTTCGAGCGGCAGGTGACGGTAGGTGCCCCAGACGCCGGAGCGCAGCACGTTGAAGGCCAGGTCCCGCCGCACCTGCGCGTCGTACGCCGGCGCGTCGGCGGTGAACGCGTGCGGCGCGCCGGGCACGTGGTACACGCGCAGGCGCGCGCCGCCGGGCTCGCGGCGCAAGCACGTGCCCAGCCCCAGCACGCCGGAGTCGGGCGCGCGCGACCACACGACCACGCGCAAGTCCTCGCTCTCGGCGCGCTTCATGGCGACCTTCAAATTTTCTACCCAGGTGAAGTCGTCATCGTGCACTTCTATGAGGATTTTCGTCGCCGGGACATTCGGAACGCGCCGCAGCACCACGTACTCACGCGACGCGGCGTGCACTCGCGATACCTTCGTGcacatcataaaaaaaatgcatcAACTTCAACTAAAGTTAATAATTACAACGGAATTTTTACcatgtaggtaagtaaataaactATGTCTCTGACTATGGGGTTTTAAATTCAGGACTcgattttactcgctaaactgagctacttttattatgggaccaaccccaaaatcgcgaaCAAAATTTGGCTTTTCCGTAGAATTGCCAAAATGTattcattttaataacaaaacttccgtgagacacagacatattaaatatattaaaaacgggtcactcacgtattttaagtcgaaaaacgctcgacatgtttcactccgtaccgaggagtgtcatcaggagcttgcctttacggtgacggaccggcgcagactgcgggccgcagctcTCCGCGCCCGATGACTCGGCGCAGGCGCCGGTGGCGGCAAGGGGGCGAGAAACCACCCTCATTTatggcattattgtcaaatgatGGGTTGCACACAACACTCACTACACATACCTCATTCGCTAATGGTTCGTCCACACTGTccacatgtcgagcgtttttcgacttaaaatacgtgagtgacccgtttttaatatatttaatataaaatgtattcATGGTATAAATGATAAACAAAGTAGTGTAGAAAAATAAGTCAATACTAGTGTGAGTCCGCATGCGTTGAGTTGCGCATGCGCGCCGTCGGCGTCGAGCGCGCCCGCCGCCTCGTGCAGCAGCACGAAGTCGGCGCGGCCGCACAAGGCGCTCAGTTCGTCCGGCGCGCCGCGTGCCAGCACGTCGGTGCCCAAAGCCACATGCCAGTTGTTCCCAGCACCACCGTCTGGCGTGTCCCTGTTCGacacctataaaaaatttaaatttgaaaaaagtttctTAAATCTACTTATAGTCTTGCCTATACGTGAGTTCGagtaatacttaggtactttttaAGAGTGGGAGATATATACCACAGACTtttgtttgtttaaaaaaatcagtttTTAAACTGTAAGTTTTTAACCTTATTTAAACTTTTCCTGGCTTGCGTTGCTTACCTTGATTCCGAGGGGAGTCACGGCGTCGGCGTAGATCGGTGCGTCGACGCCGGCCAAAAGCACTGCGTCTGCGCGAACCCCCGGCTCCGCCGCTAGTACTGCATATAAGTCCAATATATATAAACGGTCATACATTGGTATCGTTCAAGAACAAAAAATTAACAACCTTTTAtgaaaaaagttatttttttttgtttataagtaTTTTCGCGCTCTAACATGACTCGCCCGAGACAGTGAGTTATTCTacatacgtttcctttatttctTAGCATGGAAGTCAAACATGCGTTTATAAATAGTCGGAAATGACGTTTACTATGGCATATATACCTTATGTAATAAGGTAACTAATGTAGTTAGGTATGCGAGTGTACATAATTGCGAAAGCGAGTTTCATAAAAGAATTACACTCGTGTGTTAATAAGACATCCAATCAATTGCATAAActacttaatataaattactaaaggacataaacaggaatataaaactaaaactacaattaaaataactaaaactaaaaatttattattaactactttaattatttattaatcaaaaGTTAAAAATTACCTAGGATGGCGTGTGGCAACAGTAGTTCTGCCGCGGGCCGTCGCAGCGCGCGCTCGAAGAGCTTCAGCGTTGTCAACCTGGAGTTCTCCACCACCAGCTGCAGCGCGACGGTGAGCGCTTGCCGCGCTTCCAACTCCACGCATGCTCCGACCAATGGGATAAACACGTATTCCTCCAACTTGGGCGAAGCGGTGTCGATGCGGCGCATCGCCAGTGACCACTTCACTCCTCGGAGTTCAATCCCGCCGGCTACCATGACACCAACACTACGGCTCGAACTGATCGGCACGGCATCGGCACCACCAGACGCCGCCGTCACCGCCGCTCGGTGCGCCGCCGGGTCGATGACCGCACGCTGCAGACGTGTCGGCAAGTACATCCCACTTCTATCTTCGCTCAAGTAATAAAACTGCATCATCGTGTCCATAAAAGCGATCCAGTTGTCAGACCATTCGAGCAGACCGCGAGTGAAGCGCGCGTCTGCAAACTTGATTCCACGAAACACATCCTTGTAGTTGGATCCTTGGAGGCGGAACACTTTGTAAATATCTCCAGATTCGAGAGGCAGCAGTTGTTCCATCTTATAATCGGGCTCGTCGAGTGCAGTAGAAGGCAGGCGCTCGGCGGCGGGGTCGCTGGTGAGCCGCACCGTGCCCGTCACCACCACTTCACCGCCTTCGTTAATCTCAAAACTTCCTGAGTCTGGCAACGTGACGAAAAACCGCGACGGCGCGTTGGGCTCCATGATGGTAGCGCGACGGAATTGTACGTTCTCCAGCACCACTGAGGTCTTCTCCAGCTCTAAATTGTTCAGCTTTGCTACCGCTCGCCACACTATTTCCTGTAGACACAcagaatagttatttattgaagAGGGCAAAGGTGTTTGTTTACCACGAGTGCAGTGCTATATGGAAAGTAAAACATTCCAATGGTTCGAGACGGTCAACCAAAATGGCGTCATTAAGCAGTGAAACACAAAGGTTTGAACCTCATTAGCGCGATGATTGGATTCCTATTAAACTTTTTGACGGCCACAGGGGTCATAGCAATAAATATAATGACAACTTGAGACAGATAATTGACATTTGGGTAATCTTATTTAAACTGGCAAAGCATTCCACACAATCGAACAGTCCGGAAGGTAAGGCGCGAACGGACGACTTTTATGCCATATATTGGCAAAAAAGAGGGTCCTCTTTGCTACGACGTGTGCGCGGCAGCACTACCAGCTAACTGCTAAGAGCGTTAGACGAACTCCTCGACTACCCGCTCATTAGATACTGGACAGAAGTAGTCATTGATAGGTCTAAGTTATATAAAAGTTTTGAACAGTTAAGGGGAAGGCAAAATAACACGGTTAACAAAGGAATGACTTACTAGGTATCCAGTGGCAGGGAAAAGGACTCTGCCGTTGATGCAGTGCCCGGCGATGAACGCGTTCTCGGACTTGCCGAGGTCGTACTGAAAGACTGTCCCGGCGCCGGCGCTGCGGTCGGAGCTGAAGTCGGCCACGCGCCACTCGGCGGAGTGGTCCCAGCGCACGCGTGGCGCCAGCGCTGGCGTGCCGCGCGACACCGGCCACGAAACCGCCGGATACAGGCGCGACaccttaaaaaaatagaagaagAAACCATTTATCTCCACAGATAAATAAGGGGGACTACCGGCATATAAAATTAGATCGTCTTAGGGcaagaactctcgtatttgTATACGTACTTTGCTTAAAACTAGTCAGATAGGAAGAGCTTCGCACCCTCTCTGCTCTATCGACTTTCTGCAAGTGGAGTATATGTACAAACGCAAGAGTTAGTAAGGGTCGAAAGAGCTGTTTAAATGCAATTTATTTTGCTTTATTTCCAAATCGACCTTTAGTTTGTATGTATAAccgttatggctcctctacacgaatagCCAACGCCgaccaatccaagggacgcagccatgcggtagactgagatagcaatatcacttgctccctctacctaatgcataaatgcgtcccttggattgcccggcgttggccattcgtgtagaggagccattatagAGATTCAAAACATAATTTATGCTGTTTGATAGGGTACATACGAATGGAACGATCAATAATATGATTTTGTCAGTCGTTTTAAGGAAGGCAGAAAATCGTGCAGGGAGAGGCAGAAAAAaatggagaaaatgggctgtgacagacggacagacagacagacagacagacgcacgagtgattctataagggtaccgttttttccttttgaggtacggaaccctaaaaagagaaatacctacttaaattacaAGTAATGTTACGTGGCCTGCATCATTTAACCTTTAATATTATTACCTACTAGAAAGCATCCTGCAAACTAAGCGTGAAGGGATGTACCTGTGGTTGCGCGCCGAAAGCGTAGAGTTTGCCGACGGCGGCGAGCAGGTGCAGGAGGGGGTCGGGCGCGCCGCGCCGCAGCAGCGGCACGTGCGCGGCTGCCGGCAGCGCGCGCCGCAGCGGCGCCTGCAGCACCGCGTGCGGCGCCAGCTCCACCACCAGCGCTCGCGCCGGCACCCGCGCAAGCGCGTCGGCCAGCCGCACCGGCGACACCAAGTTATTCACTTGGTATGCCGCGTCGCTCAACCGATCTAAAACACCGAACACCATATCGCACACAGGtaatacgagccccgatgcaaattatttcgtctagttccacgcaacaattttgtttattttaataatttttatacatgaacataaaatgacacagtaatgggaaccataatagcaatgtttaatgtagtttattttgatcgtataataacattgcatgagacttttattgctggaaaaaaaaggacttttcaaaaacgttgtccaaatcatattgtcctctcctacagtactgctgcatgcatgggctcgaaacaaaattgtcagtacaTTGGCAGAGTCCTATTGCTTTCCCTAGTAATAGCCCTTTTCACATATGTTGTAATCCTACCCTTCCttcttccttcttcctcgcgttatcccggcatttttgccacggctcatgggagcctggggtccgcttgacaactaatcccatgatttgacgtaggcactagtttttacgaaagcgactgctatctgaccttccaacccagagggtaaactaggccttatttgggattagtccggtttcctcacgatgttttccttcaccgaaaagcgactggtaaatatcaaatgatatttcgtacataagttccgaaaaactcattggtacgagccggggtttgaacccgcaacctccagattgcaagtcgcacgctcttaccgctaggccaccctacccgtcaataaaaaaataaaaaaaaacattatttttttattaagtaatttttaaacaaaaacattatttttgaacaaacGCGAGAACCTCAAGAAATGGTCTCACTAGACGAAAACatgtgcatcggggctcgtagaTTTTTTGTCAGATatagacggcaaagtcgactttacCGGTTCAAAAATAGGTCATGAAGTGCGAAATAGTTTATGATCAGTTAAAAATAActaacattgcagtctcgattttgcgACAGCAATGTTGCATACACATTCCATTATTTATCGAGTTTCAATTTAAATAATTCAAACTTCACTCTCGTAAAAACTGATTGCCAAAGACAATTGCGCGGTTTACTAAGATGGAGAGAATGAGAGCTAGAGTCACTCACCCAGATCTGAACCCCACTGATGGTGCGGTACTGAGGTCGACAGCCAGCGGGCGCTGCGCGGCTTCGGGTCGGGGATGACCTGCAGCAGGTGGTCGAGCAGCAGCGGAGCGGCGGCCGCGCAGTACGAGCTGTGGAACGCCACGCGAGGGGACAACTCGCGCGCGAACACGCCCGCTGCTGACAGGCTCGCTACGGCCTTCTCTATCGATGCACATGGGCCTGATATCTGTAAAACGATCCCAGTTCAAGATTGTTATTTAATTTTGAGTCCGTGATGAATCGAAATCATTTTATAGTCA belongs to Cydia splendana chromosome 26, ilCydSple1.2, whole genome shotgun sequence and includes:
- the LOC134803600 gene encoding fatty acid synthase-like, whose translation is MQETASAAIPGHGEASDVVMSGLSGRLPESDNIEEFAQQLFAGVDMVTDDGRRWTPGRSGMPERSGKLKSLAHFDAAFFGVHAKQAHLMDPQLRLLLEVTHEALVDAGLCPAELRGSRTGVYVGTASSESEYHWNADADNITGYTATGCTRSMFANRVSYTFDFKGPSFSLDTACASSMFALVQAVDAIRYGHCDAAVVAGTHVCLDPHTALNFHRLKMLSPEGRCAAFDASGRGYVRAEAVVAVLLQRRRDARRVYCAVRGASTNNDGYKTRGITHPAGAMQRRLANETFEKANLQPQDVVYVEAHGTGTKAGDPEELNAVAELYCKGRQSPLLVGSVKSNMGHAEPASGLCAVAKVLLAMERGLIPPNLHYETPNKNIPALSDGRIKVVHENTPWSGGLVAMNSFGFGGANAHVILEGGRGCRPPPAEYPAPRLVLASGRTDEAVERMLELAASHPRDAELHALIDAVHARAISGHPRRGYAVLDPVMSRDPVMEVLESDSERPIWFVFSGVGSQWSGAGRALLRLPVFAASIAGSAAALAAYDLDLHYLLTEAPEAAFDDVINCFVCITAVQVALVDMLRELRVHPDGIVGSSCGEIGCAYADGTLTAEQAVLCAYWRGRAVRDAALPAGAMAAVGAAWDAARHHCSADIQCACYNTPQDIVISGPCASIEKAVASLSAAGVFARELSPRVAFHSSYCAAAAPLLLDHLLQVIPDPKPRSARWLSTSVPHHQWGSDLDRLSDAAYQVNNLVSPVRLADALARVPARALVVELAPHAVLQAPLRRALPAAAHVPLLRRGAPDPLLHLLAAVGKLYAFGAQPQVSRLYPAVSWPVSRGTPALAPRVRWDHSAEWRVADFSSDRSAGAGTVFQYDLGKSENAFIAGHCINGRVLFPATGYLEIVWRAVAKLNNLELEKTSVVLENVQFRRATIMEPNAPSRFFVTLPDSGSFEINEGGEVVVTGTVRLTSDPAAERLPSTALDEPDYKMEQLLPLESGDIYKVFRLQGSNYKDVFRGIKFADARFTRGLLEWSDNWIAFMDTMMQFYYLSEDRSGMYLPTRLQRAVIDPAAHRAAVTAASGGADAVPISSSRSVGVMVAGGIELRGVKWSLAMRRIDTASPKLEEYVFIPLVGACVELEARQALTVALQLVVENSRLTTLKLFERALRRPAAELLLPHAILVLAAEPGVRADAVLLAGVDAPIYADAVTPLGIKVSNASQEKDTPDGGAGNNWHVALGTDVLARGAPDELSALCGRADFVLLHEAAGALDADGAHAQLNACGLTLVSRVHAASREYVVLRRVPNVPATKILIEVHDDDFTWVENLKVAMKRAESEDLRVVVWSRAPDSGVLGLGTCLRREPGGARLRVYHVPGAPHAFTADAPAYDAQVRRDLAFNVLRSGVWGTYRHLPLEHIETQQPVEHAYVNALTRGDLSSLRWIESDMHHALQARPGASLCRVHCAPLNFRDVMLATGKLPPDALPGHLADQECILGLEFSGLSSTGNRVMGMVPAKGLATTVLTDESFTWEVPAQWSLEEAATVPVAYATAYYALVVRGRMQRGESVLVHAGAGGVGQAAIAVALHAGCTVYTTVGSTAKRTFLRERFPQLLDASIGNSRDCSFEQLVLRSTRGRGVDLVLNSLAGDKLQASIRCLAEGGRFLEIGKVDLSADTALGMAVLLRNTTVHGILLDALQGPRGDRAEKAELGKCMAEGIAAGVVRPLPVTIFAYNQLEEAFRYMSTGKHIGKVVIRVRDEQSANERARLLLPAVPRVYMHPGRSYVFVGGLGGFGLELCDWLVSRGARTVVLSSRSGVRTGYQSWCIRRWRSAGVVVLVSQADAATAAGARALLREAAAAAPVGGIFNLAAVLRDALLENQTPDTFRAVAEPKINVTRELDAASHELAPELKYFVVFSSVACGRGNVGQSNYGLANSSMERLVERRRAAGLPALAVQWGAVGDVGLAADAFGEDAEVGGTAPQRIASCLATLETLLLAPRAAAVLGSMVLAPAGGGARDKPTQDLVHAVANILGIKDLNKVSSTATLLELGLDSLMVAEVKQLLERSYGTVLDVQAVRALTVDGLRGLTGAGGPSAAAATAAPTADAEIVPRHVLVKLPSLPPANSDHKLIFMVHPIEGVAEQLRGVAAHVRGAVFALQCTRAAPLADMSALASFYVEQVRSAQPEPPYTLLGYSFGASVAFEMALQLERGGCAARLVLVDGSPAYVAETIASAADKRLHTVQLDDVHLLAHSGRILFGLDLTKVASELETLSSATARLSRLREMAAAVGVRVEMEELRDAVQAMLRRVIIAHDYRPAARLRGPVTLFRAQESDHEYGLEAVCAGELRTRRLPATHRTIVTGSAARAVADHVSELLERH